A region of Diospyros lotus cultivar Yz01 chromosome 3, ASM1463336v1, whole genome shotgun sequence DNA encodes the following proteins:
- the LOC127797354 gene encoding E3 ubiquitin-protein ligase MPSR1-like isoform X1: MSSETELNEAESLVSSRNRDLSMLIPLILGLTNGNYPIRSSEDSPNPDQEPANATSPDESLGRIVFINPLTQGMVVIEGSPSRLESLLRDLVSKDEPPPASRKSIEAMPCLEIKEGHEGGECVICLEEWEIGGLAKQMPCKHRFHGECIDKWLGIHGSCPVCRFKMPVDEDDGGKKSGVGRDERERRRRREIWVSFSFNRERSGDSNQTPSGSDQTMEG, from the coding sequence ATGTCCTCTGAAACGGAATTGAATGAGGCAGAGAGTTTGGTAAGTTCAAGAAACAGAGATTTGTCTATGCTCATACCCTTAATCCTGGGCCTAACAAACGGCAATTATCCCATCAGGTCAAGTGAAGATTCACCAAACCCAGATCAAGAACCAGCAAATGCAACCAGCCCAGATGAATCCCTCGGCAGGATTGTGTTCATCAATCCTTTGACACAAGGGATGGTGGTGATCGAGGGGAGTCCTTCCAGATTGGAGTCTCTGCTAAGGGACCTGGTGAGCAAGGATGAGCCGCCACCGGCCTCTAGAAAGTCCATAGAGGCTATGCCCTGTTTGGAGATTAAAGAGGGACATGAAGGGGGTGAGTGTGTGATATGCTTGGAGGAGTGGGAGATTGGTGGTTTAGCCAAACAGATGCCCTGCAAACACAGGTTCCACGGAGAGTGCATAGACAAATGGCTAGGGATTCATGGGTCTTGCCCTGTTTGCAGGTTCAAGATGCCTGTTGATGAAGACGATGGGGGCAAGAAAAGTGGTGTCGGTAGAGATGAGagggagaggaggaggaggagggagatCTGGGTGAGTTTTTCCTTCAACAGAGAGAGGAGTGGAGATTCAAATCAGACACCCTCCGGATCTGATCAAACAATGGAGGGTTAG
- the LOC127797354 gene encoding E3 ubiquitin-protein ligase MPSR1-like isoform X2 has protein sequence MRQRVWSSEDSPNPDQEPANATSPDESLGRIVFINPLTQGMVVIEGSPSRLESLLRDLVSKDEPPPASRKSIEAMPCLEIKEGHEGGECVICLEEWEIGGLAKQMPCKHRFHGECIDKWLGIHGSCPVCRFKMPVDEDDGGKKSGVGRDERERRRRREIWVSFSFNRERSGDSNQTPSGSDQTMEG, from the exons ATGAGGCAGAGAGTTTG GTCAAGTGAAGATTCACCAAACCCAGATCAAGAACCAGCAAATGCAACCAGCCCAGATGAATCCCTCGGCAGGATTGTGTTCATCAATCCTTTGACACAAGGGATGGTGGTGATCGAGGGGAGTCCTTCCAGATTGGAGTCTCTGCTAAGGGACCTGGTGAGCAAGGATGAGCCGCCACCGGCCTCTAGAAAGTCCATAGAGGCTATGCCCTGTTTGGAGATTAAAGAGGGACATGAAGGGGGTGAGTGTGTGATATGCTTGGAGGAGTGGGAGATTGGTGGTTTAGCCAAACAGATGCCCTGCAAACACAGGTTCCACGGAGAGTGCATAGACAAATGGCTAGGGATTCATGGGTCTTGCCCTGTTTGCAGGTTCAAGATGCCTGTTGATGAAGACGATGGGGGCAAGAAAAGTGGTGTCGGTAGAGATGAGagggagaggaggaggaggagggagatCTGGGTGAGTTTTTCCTTCAACAGAGAGAGGAGTGGAGATTCAAATCAGACACCCTCCGGATCTGATCAAACAATGGAGGGTTAG
- the LOC127797353 gene encoding myb family transcription factor PHL8-like, whose product MGHQHMHNQDTSLVLSSDAKPRLKWTPELHQRFVDAVTQLGGADKATPKTLMREMSIPGLTLYHLKSHLQKYRLGKSQQSVSYHEIKQQECKASQRREAHFSGEAGDEAQNQINESFQITQALQLQMEVQRKLHEQIEVQRHLQLRIEAQGKYLQSVLEKAQETLAGYNSSSAGVELAKAELTQLVSMIDNGCPSSSLSVLTEIGGSTLKDTEKNPMAGTGCSLESSLISSESSGWKEEKQSNNGNSLVLTLMDMHPRPKENGRKRTGSTISDARCDEQLHGKRSQAGGQLRTTIDLNSQCANDFDSALPKGIDLNSRDQKPSSKEMFDDLRT is encoded by the exons atgggCCATCAACATATGCACAATCAAGACACCAGCTTGGTTTTATCCAGTGATGCTAAGCCAAGGCTCAAATGGACTCCAGAACTTCACCAGCGATTCGTTGATGCCGTCACTCAGCTTGGAGGAGCAGACA AGGCAACGCCTAAAACTTTGATGAGGGAGATGAGCATTCCTGGACTCACCTTGTATCACCTAAAGAGCCATTTACAG AAATATAGGCTGGGGAAAAGCCAACAATCAGTTTCCTATCATGAAATTAAGCAACAAG AGTGCAAAGCAAGTCAGAGAAGAGAAGCTCATTTCAGCGGGGAAGCTGGTGATGAAGCCCAGAATCAGATTAACGa AAGTTTCCAGATAACTCAGGCTCTGCAACTGCAGATGGAGGTGCAGAGGAAACTCCATGAACAAATTGAG GTGCAAAGACATTTGCAGCTGCGAATCGAAGCTCAAGGGAAGTACTTACAATCAGTACTTGAGAAAGCACAAGAAACACTTGCAGGCTACAATTCTTCTTCAGCTGGAGTGGAACTTGCCAAAGCTGAACTAACCCAGTTAGTCTCAATGATTGACAATGGATGCCCAAGTTCTTCCCTGTCGGTACTAACGGAAATCGGCGGCTCAACCTTAAAAGATACAGAGAAGAATCCAATGGCAGGTACTGGGTGCTCTTTGGAAAGCTCCTTGATATCATCTGAGAGCTCAGGGTGGAAGGAAGAGAAGCAATCCAATAATGGCAATTCCCTCGTGCTCACTCTGATGGATATGCATCCAAggccaaaggaaaatgggagGAAGAGAACTGGAAGCACCATTTCTGATGCTCGTTGTGATGAACAATTACATGGAAAGAGATCACAGGCCGGTGGCCAATTGAGAACGACCATTGATCTGAACAGCCAGTGTGCGAATGACTTTGATTCAGCTCTTCCAAAAGGAATAGACTTGAATTCAAGGGATCAGAAGCCCAGTTCAAAAGAAATGTTTGATGATTTGAGAACTTGA